CAGAGCAGCACGTTTTTCTTTGGAATCATAACCAATATCTGCAGCTAGTACCTTGAGCCTCTTACGTGGTCTACCTGGTTTCAAAGTTTTCAATTTGACTTGATCCAGTAGAGGTAAGACTTGTTCTCTTTCACTACCATTGGCAGGAGTTGTACAGTTAGCTAGAGGCATTCCACTACCTTCAGTCAGGGTGTGAATCAGAACACCTTTACCTTTACCACCATAAGCAATGCCTTCACCTCCTCCCTTGCCAGGGGGAAAAAGAGCCGTCTACGGCACCAAACTCCCATTTAATCAAGCCCTTTTGATCTGCGATCGCTAGCACACGTGCTTGTAAATGTTCAAATGTTCCATCCTTTGCGCCATCGCTAAAGCCATCGATGAGACGAACTTTTTGATGCCCAGATCTCCCCTCGTGGTAGATCACACCATCTACATCCAGTAATCAGTAGGTACAACAAACTGTTTAAAACATAACGATAGGGACAATGAGGCATTCCTTTACCCCGTTTTTCATCGGTCCTTGGGGAAGATATCTTCAAACAACTTCCATTCCAAATCACTTAACCCTTCAAAGCGCCCAGCCATAGAGTCATACACCTAAATCAACCCAGCAATAGACTACCATCTTTTGAGATTAGTGGGATAGGTTCGCGTAAACTATCAAAGTGAGCTCAATATGGAACTCTCATAACATACCGATGAAGATCAATCAATCATGCTGTCAGTCGTTGTCAGTCAATGGTTGGTGAGCACTCAATCGCTAATTTCCTGCACCGGTTCGCGTACGCGAACCTATAAGTCATAGCTATAAGTGAGACAGGGATTGCTTTGGCACACCGTCAAATGGCTACGACACGACCTTTTGCGTTCCAATCAACAGCAAAATCTTCTCGAGATCATGAGCAATCGACCGGAGTGCCGTGGTGATAGAAGAATAACCGTGGTAGCGTAAGATAGCGATGACTAAACTACGGATCATTGAGAGATTGGCAGGAGCATTACCAAATTGTATCCTAGAACTATCCTCATCAAGTACCACGTCCTTAACCCAATGTAAACGATTTTCAATTCCCCAATGACCACGAATGCCTTGGGCAAATTGTGCGGCATCGAGGCATTTACTACTAATATAATAAGCAAGTTGTTGGTAGGGCTTACCTGCTCTTGTACCGATGCGTTCTACTTTTACCAGACATGCTAGACCAATCCACTCGTCACTTATGCCTCTGAGGTCATCAAAAACAGATACAGTTCTAGTGGTGAGACGGTCACTTCTTTTTTCCCTGCTTATGTCAACACTTATGGGTTGAGTTTTTTGAGTGTTGAGTTTGATTTGTTTGTAGAGATTTTTTTGATTACCTTTCGCAGCAATCACATAGTCGTTTCCACTTTCGACAATTAGTTTTACAGTTTTTTTTTACAGTGTAAAGCATCAAAGCTCAATATTACTCCTTCTATCCCTAAATTGGCTAAAAGCAACTGCACAACGTCAATTTCACTACTTTCTTTATTACGAAATTGTTCTAGGGCTAGGGCGACTCCACAGCGACTACTGAAAACAGAAACTACCGAAACGAAGTCTTGATAAGCTTGAGCATAATTATTCACTGTCCCTTTGATACTTTTGCCATCAACTCCTAACCAATCACCCTCTTGGGTTGGCACAGCATCCCTAATCCAGTTGGTCAAAACTTGGGCTAATTGAGTAAAATCAATACTCATCATTACCCTCCGAAACGTCGAGTCTGAGGGAAAACCCATTGGTGGTAAATCTAAGTTTTCGAGCAAGGCGTAGGTTGTGACGACGAGCAAAATCTTCCAAGGCTCGATAACCATAACAATCGCTCATCGTTGCCATAATCACCAGCAGCAAAATTAACCACAAAGGATAGCGTTTTCCTCGCTTGTGCACGAAAATCTGGGAGCTGGGCTAACGCTTCGATGAGATTAGTTTTCATCAGGGAGAGGAAGGAGAGTTCCATATTGAGTTGACTTTGATAGTTTACACTAGTTTATGGTTGCCCTAATTTTCTCTCATCACAATGAATTAGCCCTGCTTAATCAGGGGGTTTCCCCCATTTGCAACAGCATCAAGACAGGTATTGCCGACAACAGAAGAAAAAAATATCCATTGACGAATTTATTCGTCAAGCACGCTTATATACCCCGGATAAATCACGGGTGCTAATCGCATCACGTTGGTAATTTCATGATAACTATGTTAATGGTAGCTTTCTGTGAGAAATGACCAATGACTAAAAACTGATGACCGATGACCGATATCATGGTTAAGGTTTAGGATAGCGATCGCACCATGTCTCATCCTCTATACGTTGCCTTTATCTGGCATCAGCACCAACCGATTTATAAATCCCACAACGGTACCTCGGTGGCATCAGGGCAATATCATCTACCTTGGGTGCGCCTACATGGCACGAAAGATTACCTAGATTTGGTGCTGCTCCTAGAGAGCTACCCTAAGTTGCATCAAACGGTTAATCTAGTACCAACTCTAATTTTGCAACTGGAAGATTACATTGCTGGTACTGCTTTCGATCCTTATCTGACCCTAGCGCTAACCTCCACTGAACAACTGAATCAACACCAGAAGCAATTTATCATCGAACATTTCTTTGATAGCAATCACTACACCCTGATTGACCCCCATCCCCGTTATCGGGAACTGTATGAGAGCCGCCAGGATAAAGGGAAAGAGTGGTGCCTAAACAATTGGACACTAGAGGATTACAGCGATCTACTAGCATGGCATAACCTAGCGTGGATTGATCCGTTGTTTTGGGATGATCCCGATATTGCTAGATGGTTGGAGCAGGGGCGAAACTTCACTTTGTCAGACCGACAGCGAATTTACTCCAAGCAAAGAGAAATCCTCAGCCGCATCATCCCCCAACACCGGAAAATGCAAGATGTTGGTCAACTGGAAATAACTACAAGTCCCTATACTCACCCGATTCTACCGTTGTTAGTGGATACCAATTCTGGTCGTGTGGCTGTTCCTGAGATGAGTCTACCCCAACAGCGATTTCAGTGGGAGGAGGATATTCCCCGACACCTCCAGAAGGCTTGGCAGATCTATACAGAAAAATTTGGACGAGCTCCACGTGGGCTATGGCCTTCCGAACAGTCAGTCAGTCCTGAAATTATACCTTACATTGCCGAAGCTGGGTTTAATTGGATGTGCTCTGATGAAGTAGTATTGGGTTGCAGTATCAACCACTGTTTCGAACGGGATGAGAGAGGGAATGTTACCGAACCAGAGTTACTTTACCGCCCTTATCGTCTAGAAACAGATCACAAAGACCTAGTGATTGTGTTTCGAGACCACCGCTTATCAGATTTGATTGGCTTTACCTATGGGTCAATGTCACCGACTAAGGCAACGGCTGATTTCGTGGGACATTTAGACGGGATTCGCGCTTCCCTTGCGATCGCAGAGTGTAACCCTGACACTTCGAAACCCGAGCAATCTGAGGCATGCAGCGGTTTAGAGCAGCCTTGGCTAGTCACGATTGCTTTAGATGGAGAGAATTGCTGGGAAAACTATTCCGAAGATGGTTTACCCTTCCTCAAATCCCTCTATCAAACTCTGAGTGATCATCCTGATATCAAACTCGTAACGGTTTCTGAGTTTATCGAACAATTTTCCCCTACAGAAACTATTCCGGCAAGTCAGCTACATAGTGGTTCCTGGGTAGATGGTAGCTTCACCACTTGGATTGGTGACCCAGTCAAGAATCGAGCCTGGGACTTACTCAGTGCAGCACGACAAACCTTAGCCAACCATCCGGAAGCCACGGAAGAAAATAATCCAGAAGTTTGGGAAGCCTTGTATGCAGCAGAAGGTTCTGACTGGTTTTGGTGGTTTGGTGAGGGTCATTCGTCCAACCAAGATGCCGTCTTTGACCAGCTGTTCCGGGAACATTTGTCAGGGATTTACCGAGCACTGAATGAGCCAATGCCACCTAATCTCAAACACCCCTTAGTATCTCTTCAGGTACCTTGATTGAACCGGCTAACTAATATACTATAATTTGTGGCTGTCGTGCCCGATAAATTGGGCTGCCATTAGGCTGGCTGGTTTAATCGGCAAGATTAATCAGGCTAGTTATGTCAAGGAAAATTTCAGCAGTCCAGAAACCAACTATATCCAAGCCGTGAAGCTATCTATCTACCACACCCCGGAAGAAACTCCCACAGACACCTTACCAGACTGTGCGATCGCAATTGACGTCCTGCGAGCCACGACGACCATGGCTACAGCTTTAAATGCTGGTGCTGAAGCCGTGCAAGTGTTCAGTGATATCGACCAGTTAATGAAAATCAGCGAACAATGGCCCACTGACAAACGGCTACGAGCTGGGGAAAGGGGTGGGAAAATGGTAGAGGGCTGTGATATGGGTAACTCGCCCTTAATTTGCACACCTGAGCGAGTAGATGGAAGGCGACTATTCATCAGTACCACCAACGGTACCCGTGCTTTACAGCGTGTCCAAAATTCCCCGGTAGTCCTAGCAGCAGCCTTAGTGAATCGTGTCGCAGCAGTGGAGTATTTACTGACCCACAAACCAGATACTATTTGGCTAGTGGGGTCAGGTTGGGAAGGAGCCTACTCCCTAGAAGACACGGTTTGTGCTGGGGCGATTAGTCAAAGACTTATGGAAGAAACCGGAGACTCAGTGGATGACATTGCTGGTAATGATGAAGTAATTGGTGCGATCGCACTTTACTCCCAGTGGCAAGATAAATTACTAGATATGTTCTATCACGCTAGTCACGGAAAACGGCTGCTGCGGCTGAATGGTCATGAAGATTTAAAGTATTGCGCTCAAACTGATGTATTAGACGCTTTACCGATTCAGAAAGAACCAGGGGTTTTGGTTAAAAACCCAGTTATCGGGTAGCACGCACGCAGGTAACGAGAACTTTTTTCCGTTTTAGTTTGGGTACGGATTTATTTTTGATTGTTCAGCTAACCTCTAATGTGTTGGAATTTAATGTGTTGGAATGAGCTCACCAGATTTTAACTCACTTAGCCAATTTCTCGAAGGACTCAGTGAAGAAGACTTAGCTCAACGATTAGGAGTAGCACCAGCAACACTCCAAGAGTTAAGAGACCAACCTGATTTTAAGCAGTGGAGTCAGAGTAAAGATCCAGAATCAGTTTCGTGGCGATATCATAAGGATAAGCAACGCTATATAGTCAACTTATCCTTTGGATAGCGGTGTGACCCCGCGCTTTTTAAAAGCGCTAGGGAAGGCGCACCAAGAGAGTGTGTCATGGTTTTTTTTGATTAATCATAGTTTCGTCGAATCTATCAGTAAGGCTAATCAATACTAAAACTGCTTCAAAAAGCGCAGATCACTGTTGTACAATCGACGAATATCATCAATCTGGTGCAGAACCATGGCAAAACGTTCTACTCCAAAACCAGCAGCGAAACCTGTATAAATTTCAGGATCATAGCCTACAGCCTTGAGTACATTGGGGTCAACCATACCGCAACCCATCACTTCTAACCATTTCCCCTTCCACTGCACATCCACCTCTGCTGAAGGTTCAGTGAAAGGAAAATAACTGGCACGGAAACGTACTTCTAACTCTTCCCCAAACATTGCTTCCAAAAATTCCTTAAGGGTTCCTTTGAGGTCGGTAAAGGTTATCCCTTCATCCACTGCCAACAGTTCTATCTGATGGAACACTGCCGAGTGGGTAGCATCTACCGTATCCCGTCGATAAACTCGACCAGGTGCCACAATCCGAATCGGTGGCTCATGGTTTTCCATGTAGCGAATCTGCACCGAAGAGGTATGGGTACGCAGCAAATTCCCATCCGGCAAGTAGAAGGTATCTTGCATATCCCGAGCCGGATGGTCAGGGGGAGTATTAAGGGACTCAAAGTTATAGTAATCTGTCTCCATCTCTGGGCCAGTAGCAATGGTGTAGCCTAAACCAACAAAAATATCTAATGCCCGATCAATGGTGCTATTGAGGGGGTGAATTCGACCTTGGGGACGATATACCCCTGGCATAGTCACATCCAGGGTTTCTGATCGCAATTTTGCCTGAATTTCAGCTGCTTTCAGGTCTTGGAGCCTCTGCTCTAGGTTCTGCTGGAGGGTTTCTTTGACAACATTTGCGATCGCACCAATCTTAGGTCGGTCTGCTGGTGCTAACTTACCCATTCCCCGCAATATCTGAGACAGTTGCCCTTTCTTGCCTAGGTAATTAATGCGCAACTGTTCCAATTGTTCCAAGGTATCAGCAGAAGCGATCGCAATGGTTGCTTCTTCTTTGAGTGTAGCTAGTTGGGTCTCAATCTCGTTGAGGCTTGTCATCAGTAATTTTAGGTTAGCTAAGACCGCTAGACATGCCCCACACCTCAATGCGCAGCATGAGTGTGGGATGAATCGCGGACAGGATCTTTAATGGTTTTGAGATCGTCTATAATCAAAGTAGTAGGGAAGACAAATTAAGAGCTAACCGCCACCTACGTGCTTAAAAATAGAACTTATTGTATTGTTCCGGCGCGGAGGGGCATCCCGTGTCGTTAATAAAGCTTACCGAGTATCCGAACTGTTGGGTGGAGTTGGTAAGAAGCCCACACTGTAATCTTCGGCGAAGCCGACGCTACGCGAACGATAAGCGTGTGGGAGTATGTCACTAAGAGAAGAACCGGAAACCCCTGTCATTTATGCAGGACTGTTTAATTTTACCAAAAATAATGGGTAATCGCGCCCCGTCCTTATAGGACGGCTTTTTTTTTAAACAATGCCCTTGACAGTTTGTATTAGGTGTGCTTATATTAAATTCTAAGCAATAAACTTTTAAACTAGATAAATACTATCTAACCATAAGTAGGCAACGTAAAAAATATGTATCTGATACATATTGCGTAATTTGGTCTAACGACTTAAACGTCTCAGAAAAATTTAAATAAAAAAAAGTATCTATCTATCTATATAAAAAAAAGGTACGGTGGGGTTTGAAGTTACCGTAATCAGATGGTCGTCTTTATATTTTTAGGGTTATGCAGAATAGGGATCAAGGTTTTGTACTAAGGCGACCCTCTGATCAGGTGCGCGTTTCCGGCAGACCGAAACCTAGATCCATTATCTAAACACTTAGGTCGAATTGTCCTCTACTTTTTTTGGTTCCGACCTGCTATACGCAAGACAGCAAGGCCTATGGCCACGCTACGCGAACGTTGAAGGCGCACGCGTGGCCATAGGCCAAGTAAGAATCCCCATTCTTATAGGACGGGGAGTGTCAATGAAAAAATTTTCAGGTAAGTGGGTTAGACGGTCTTAGAGTACATCAATTTCAGATTAGAATCGAACAGCGACTTTTATCTTTAGCTGCAGTATCCTATCTTATGAAATTGCTGATCAGCAACGATGATGGTATCTTCGCCCTTGGTGTACGTACCCTTGCCAACACCCTCGCTGAAGCGGGGCACAATGTTACCGTAGTATGTCCTGACCGAGAGCGCTCAGCAACTGGTCACGGTTTGACCCTCCATGACCCGATCCGTGCTGAAGTTATAGATAACATCTTTCATCCCAAGGTTACTGCTTGGTCTTGTTCTGGAACCCCTTCAGACTGTGTAAAGCTGGCTTTGTGGGCATTAATGGATAGTGCGCCAGATTTAGTGCTTTCTGGCATTAACCACGGCTCTAACCTGGGTACTGATGTCCTCTACTCTGGCACTGTCTCAGCCGCTATGGAAGGGGTAATCGGAGGGATTGCCAGCATTGCCTTCAGTATAGCCAGCTACACCTCAAAGGAGTTTCAAGTAGCGGCTTCGTTTGCGAAAACTCTCCTAAATCAGCTGTCCGAGCAACCCTTACCAAAAACAACATTACTCAATGTGAACGTGCCACCTGTTAAACTTTCCGAAATAGCTGGTATTGCCATTACCCGTCAAGGGATTCGTCGTTACATTGAGAATTTTGAGAAACGAGTTGATCCCCGAGGTAAAATCTATTACTGGTTAGCTGGTGAAGTTATTGAGGATGTGGAACAACCCGATCATATTCACTTACCTCAAGATATCCCTACTGATGTTCAGGCAATTCGCAACAACTACATTACCATCACCCCTTTACAATATAACCTCACTGATACCGCTAGGGTGTATCACTTGAAGCAGTTGAAACTGGGTCAGGATGAAGGATGTTCGCCGTAGGGGTTCGGTGTAGGGTAGGATGAAGGATGAAAGATGAAGGATGAAGGATAAAGTTTTGGAAAATTTACCTAAATTTATATTGACAAATGAGCAACTTTACTGTTTTTATACAGAAATAAAAGTGACCGTTTAACCCTCAAAAATAAGGTGAAAAGCCGCCATGCTGCGACAACTGTAATCAGCCGATTTCTATAACCATTGAAGCAGGTATTGATCAGATGGGTAATAATTGTAAGACCCGTCGGCGAGAGCTTAAGAAAGAAAAAGCTGAAACCAACTAGTCAACTAATTTTTTTTTTTTAAACCTTCAACCTTCAACCTTCAATTTTAAACCTTCAACTTTAAAACTCCAACATTAAACTTTTAACTTTAAACCTTTAACATTTAAATTTCAACCTTCAACCTTCAACCTTCAACCTTCAACCTTCAACCTTCAACCTTCAACCACCGCCTCGATAGTACAGTTCAAGAAAGCGGAAAAACTTTTCACAGAGTTCTGGATCTCTTGCCCCAACTTTTATTTCTTTGGTAATTTCTGCTACAGCCTGTTTCCAGTAGGGGCGAATGCCTGGGGGATCACTACGGTTACGATATAGCCGCTTGCTGATGATAGCATCTGCCGCATTCACCAGCTGAAAGACCTGAACAATGTAAGGAATTTTTTCACCACGCAACCCATCCGGATAACCAGTGCCATTCAGCCTCTCTTGGTGGGTACGCACTAAGAAGGCAAACTCCTTGAGGAGGGGATGCTGGTTACAAATCAGTTCTGAAACTTCAGGATACTCCTTAACTTTTGTCCACTCCTTTTCTGTCAGCGGTTCTGTTTTGAACAGGATCTGATCGGGAATGCTAATTTTCCCTAAACCGTGGCAATAGCACAAAAAAACCAGCTGACGCATTGATTCTGGCTCTAACTTTAACCAGCGCCCAAAATGCATGCACATAGTTCGCAGACGATAGCACCTTAAGCCAATCGGGACGTTGCGAGCCAACTGGATTTGTTCAAGGAAATTTAGGATATCGGCGTCCCCAGAACGAAGCATCAAACTTTGAAGTTGGTTTTGGTTTTAACAATTAAATTATCCCTATCTATTAGCTTACACATGTGAATTTTTTATGAAGCTAATCCAGTTTATTAAGTCGTTATCCCATAGTGGTAGCCCTCTAGAAGTAGTGAGAGACGTTGGTAAAATCGACTCCTACCAAGGAATAAAACTGCCAAAATCACGACTTGTTTAGAACTAGGGAACTACCGATTTTGGTTAATTTTTCATGAGGCTGATTTGTAAGTATTCAGCTATCAGCTATCACCTATCAGCTTATGGGCTACAGATGGTGCTACTTGAGGTGCTATCAGCTTATGGGCATAGGGAAAGCTACACCGAACAGCTTTTGAACAAGCGATGCAGCTTCGGAACAGGGGAGGCAGTCGGCCAAAGGGGGTTCCCACGGGGCTTTCAAGGTGCGGACGCAGGTGACCCACGCAGCCCCTACCCACTCGCTATTGCCGTGGTTTCCCCCACTCGCGCTTGGGATCAAGACAACAGGTAAGCATTCGTTTAATCTGAGTTAAGTCACAGCGCTTGTGGCCTGTGCCACATGCTTGTGGCCTGTGCCACAAAGCTGTTCGCGTTCGCGAATGGCTCACGGGCTCACGGCTGACCGCATTAGGCTGCCCGAAAGAGGTTTATTTTAAGCATTAGGGTGACCGCATTAGGGTGACCGCATTAGGCTGAATGCTGAGGCTGATTCAGTTTATTGAGTTGCGATCGCATAGTGAACTAACTCAACTAGTTTCTGACGCAATGTCTCCAGTCCAAGACGTTTACTAGCAGATATAAACACTCCTTGAGGAAATTCTTCTTTCGCTAACGCTAGGGTATCACTTTCTACTTGGTCAATTTTATTAAATACCACTAAAATCGGTCCTGGTGTAATGGGCATATCCCTTAGAATTCCCATTACAGAACGAATGTGACTAGCCCACGCTGAATGGGATAAATCCACTAAATGCAGCAAAGCATCTGCTTCTGTTACTTCCTCGAGGGTAGCCCGAAATGAATCTACTAAGGGTGGGGGTAACTCGTGAATAAACCCTACCGTATCGATCAATAGCATACCGCTAGATTTACCAGTTACTGAGTCAACAATAGGTAAGCGTCTGGTGGTGGGGTCAAGAGTAGCAAATAACTGGTCAGCGGTATAAACCTCAGCATTGGTTAGGGTATTCAACAGGGTAGATTTGCCCGCATTTGTATAACCAACGACCGCCACTGTCGGAACGTCCTGTTGCTGACGGCGCTGCCTTAACCTTGACCGATGAGCCTGTAATTGGTTTACTTCTTGTTGAAGTCGGGCAATTCGACGCTGAATGGAGCGACGTTCGGTTTCCAGTTTGGTTTCACCCGGACCACGAGTACCAATGCCACCTCCTAACCGGGACATTGCCTGACCCCGACCAGTAAGGCGAGGCAACATATATTCTAGTTGTGCCAGTTCCACCTGCAATTTACCAGCACGGGACTGAGCTCGTTGGGCGAAAATATCGAGAATCACTTCAGTACGGTCTACAACCCGAACACCAATTTGGGATTCTAGGTTGCGAGCTTGTGCTGGTGATAGGTCGCGGTCAAATACTACCAGATTAGCGGCTAGAGTTTGGGTAGTCAGGGCAATTTCCTCTACCTTACCGCTACCAACTACTGTTTGGGGATGGGGATGCGTACGCTTTTGCTGGATTACCCCTAATACTTCTCCACCAGCGGTTTCCACCAACCGCCCAATTTCTGCTAAGCCATCTTCAAATCGCTCTGGGCTGATGTGTTCAGTCATTAATCCTATAATCAGCACCCTATCTTGGTCAACATCGACTTGCTGAGCCACAAATTGCCGTCGAAACTCAGCTTCTAGCTCTTCGACCAATTCCTGGAAATCCTGCTTGGTCAGAATATCCAGACTCATGGGTGATGATACACTCCAATTTAGGAGTTTAGAGTCTACCTTATTGTTTCCTTGTGAGTTACTAGGAGGGAGCAAATGTGCGAGATAAGTTTCTTTGATATAACCTGTTGCTCCACCACCCCGCCTGATCATACCTGACCCAGTAATCGTAAGTACCACCAATGCATCCAATCGCTGAATTGCCATAGCCGTGAGGGTAGATTCTCTAGGGGTTTCTGATTTGAGCTGAGTGGCGATACAGCGAATCCCGCACAATCGTTCAGCACCGTAACGGGGCAATTCCAGGGGAGGAATTTTGGTCTGAGTAGGGGTACCTACAGCCACACGAATCACTTGTCCCCGGCGATTGATGTAGGTGCATAGGGGCTGTTGAATATCTGTGCTAATGGCTGCAACACGTTGAGCAAACTCCGGTGTAGTCAAGTTATCGCTAGGTAAGCGTTGGTGATACAACCGTTTGAGTTGCTTGAGCTGGCTAGGCTTAAGACCTTGAAGATTACCGTAGATAGTATCGATAGGCGCTACTGACCAATAACCTGGTTTCCAACACTACTCTATCTATTTTAAGACTTACCCACTGAAACCAAACATCCTGCTTTGCTACGGGTATAGGGTGATGGGGTAGGTGACTGGTTTACCGGGTGTGGCGAGCAAGGTATGACAACAAAGCGTTAGTCCACAGGAATTACGCACCAAGACCCTTAAAACCAGGTTTTTGGTGATAAATCAAAGATCCTTGCTTGCATGGCTTTTACCTTTTATATCAAATCCGGATAATTGCCCAGACTGAAGATATCTAGACAAAATATTTCTCCGAAGCTCCCCTGCACCCGAAGCTCCCCTGCACCCGAAGCTCCCCTCACCACGAAGTATGGTTATTCAACCAGATTTGATATTACCTTTTGCCCTAGCCAAACCTTCCCCTACCTGTAAGACTAATACTGATTCACCAGCCCGAATCAAGGTTTTACCGATTGGCACCACCGCTAGACCATTGGTCTGAGCAAGATTAATCAAATTACCAGAACTATGACTACCACTAGCCAGATGAAATTCGTAGGCACCAGCTGCATCTAAACACAGTTGTCCCCACAGGTAAGTTTCCCGGCTTCCACCAGCATGTAAGTCATTAGATGCGATCGCTTTGACAAAAACTGGTTTCGAGACTTCCTCCGGTAAACCAGATAGTTTTAACAGTGCTGGTTTAACAAACCGCCAACAACTGACTAGTGCTGAAACGGGATTCCCAGGTAGACCAAAGTAAAGTACTGGACGTTTTGAACACGAAGGAGTACTAGAAAGATCACTTTCTTCTGGGGAATTAGGCAAGGGGGAGGTAAAGGTAGCAACTGTTAGGGGTTTACCGGGTTTAACGGCAACCGAGTGGATGTGAATCTCTGCCCCGAGCTGGGCTAAGATTTTGTCTACATAGTCATAATCTCCCACTGATACACCGCCAGTAGATAGAACCATATCTGCTTCGGAGATAGCGTTTGCGATCGCATTTTTTAGATCGTCTGGCTGATCGCGCACAATCCCCATAGGTATGGGTACTCCTCCCAAGAGGGAGACAAAGGTAGCCAAGGCATACTGATTAGAATCCACAATTTGACCAGGTTTTAGGGGTTGGTCAGGGGTTACTAGCTCGTTGCCAGTGGAAAAAATTGCCACCCGAGGACGCCGATACACTGTCAATTGGTTACACTGAGCTGCAGCTAAGACGGCAATTTCTGGAGCACCAAGCCTAATGCCTGGTTTCATAAGACTCGTTTGGGCTTGGTAAAAAGATGCCCGATGACGGACAAACGCTTGGGGTTGGGGAGCCTCCAAAATCACCACCTGGTTGTCCTGGAGCTTGGTGTTTTCTTGGATCACCACCGTATCAGATCCTTTTGGCATACAACCTCCAGTAAAAATCCGTGACGCTTGTCCGGGTTTGACTTCACATTGGGGTTGATATCCAGCAGGGATTTCTTCGACAATAGTTAAAACTACTGGTTGTTCGCGATTGCAGGATTGGACATCGCTATAACGCACGGCATACCCATCCATGGCTGAATTATCCCAGTGGGGAAAATCTAAGTTACTGGTCACTGTTGCTGCCAGAATTCTATTAGTGGCAGCAGATAGCTCTACCACCTGTGTTTCCAGCCGTGGGTCAAAGGGTTGAACCAAATTGAGAATGATTGACTCTGCTTCTTGAACTGCTAGCATTGCCTATTAAGTATGAAAGATGAACGATGCAGCACTATTGCATGAAGGACACAGTGAAGTACTTGCGCTGTGGTGGGCGTGAAATCTTCCCTAATTATCTTCCACTTCATCAATGGTAGGTTTTTAGTTTTGATCGGAAGTTTCGATTCTGATCGGTTCATCTTTGGTTCCAACTCTTTAATCCACGAACAACTTGTAGCTTTCATCCCGTGACTAGATCAATTATCGATAGATTACGATTAGGGTTATCCGTAGGCATTGCCAAAACCGTCACCGCTCTGGTTCGGTTATTAAACCTAGGGGCAGCAAGTGTTCTGCCTGGAGCAATTGCCCGTCGTTTCCAGCCTCAAGTGCTTCCCTTACTCTTGGATCAGGTCAGACGAGGTGTGATTCTAATTGTTGGTACTAACGGTAAAACTACCACCTCTCTACTTCTATGCACTATCCTGGAAGACCTTGGTT
The Moorena sp. SIOASIH genome window above contains:
- a CDS encoding 2-phosphosulfolactate phosphatase family protein; protein product: MKLSIYHTPEETPTDTLPDCAIAIDVLRATTTMATALNAGAEAVQVFSDIDQLMKISEQWPTDKRLRAGERGGKMVEGCDMGNSPLICTPERVDGRRLFISTTNGTRALQRVQNSPVVLAAALVNRVAAVEYLLTHKPDTIWLVGSGWEGAYSLEDTVCAGAISQRLMEETGDSVDDIAGNDEVIGAIALYSQWQDKLLDMFYHASHGKRLLRLNGHEDLKYCAQTDVLDALPIQKEPGVLVKNPVIG
- a CDS encoding transposase; translation: MAYGGKGKGVLIHTLTEGSGMPLANCTTPANGSEREQVLPLLDQVKLKTLKPGRPRKRLKVLAADIGYDSKEKRAALRKRGIRPQIPKRIWKTKKNRGRPIKMSVPRYQQERCFAWYSAKISSSSGSLGTTKSLF
- a CDS encoding HD domain-containing phosphohydrolase, yielding MLRSGDADILNFLEQIQLARNVPIGLRCYRLRTMCMHFGRWLKLEPESMRQLVFLCYCHGLGKISIPDQILFKTEPLTEKEWTKVKEYPEVSELICNQHPLLKEFAFLVRTHQERLNGTGYPDGLRGEKIPYIVQVFQLVNAADAIISKRLYRNRSDPPGIRPYWKQAVAEITKEIKVGARDPELCEKFFRFLELYYRGGG
- a CDS encoding glycoside hydrolase: MSHPLYVAFIWHQHQPIYKSHNGTSVASGQYHLPWVRLHGTKDYLDLVLLLESYPKLHQTVNLVPTLILQLEDYIAGTAFDPYLTLALTSTEQLNQHQKQFIIEHFFDSNHYTLIDPHPRYRELYESRQDKGKEWCLNNWTLEDYSDLLAWHNLAWIDPLFWDDPDIARWLEQGRNFTLSDRQRIYSKQREILSRIIPQHRKMQDVGQLEITTSPYTHPILPLLVDTNSGRVAVPEMSLPQQRFQWEEDIPRHLQKAWQIYTEKFGRAPRGLWPSEQSVSPEIIPYIAEAGFNWMCSDEVVLGCSINHCFERDERGNVTEPELLYRPYRLETDHKDLVIVFRDHRLSDLIGFTYGSMSPTKATADFVGHLDGIRASLAIAECNPDTSKPEQSEACSGLEQPWLVTIALDGENCWENYSEDGLPFLKSLYQTLSDHPDIKLVTVSEFIEQFSPTETIPASQLHSGSWVDGSFTTWIGDPVKNRAWDLLSAARQTLANHPEATEENNPEVWEALYAAEGSDWFWWFGEGHSSNQDAVFDQLFREHLSGIYRALNEPMPPNLKHPLVSLQVP
- the surE gene encoding 5'/3'-nucleotidase SurE — translated: MKLLISNDDGIFALGVRTLANTLAEAGHNVTVVCPDRERSATGHGLTLHDPIRAEVIDNIFHPKVTAWSCSGTPSDCVKLALWALMDSAPDLVLSGINHGSNLGTDVLYSGTVSAAMEGVIGGIASIAFSIASYTSKEFQVAASFAKTLLNQLSEQPLPKTTLLNVNVPPVKLSEIAGIAITRQGIRRYIENFEKRVDPRGKIYYWLAGEVIEDVEQPDHIHLPQDIPTDVQAIRNNYITITPLQYNLTDTARVYHLKQLKLGQDEGCSP
- the pheS gene encoding phenylalanine--tRNA ligase subunit alpha, with the protein product MTSLNEIETQLATLKEEATIAIASADTLEQLEQLRINYLGKKGQLSQILRGMGKLAPADRPKIGAIANVVKETLQQNLEQRLQDLKAAEIQAKLRSETLDVTMPGVYRPQGRIHPLNSTIDRALDIFVGLGYTIATGPEMETDYYNFESLNTPPDHPARDMQDTFYLPDGNLLRTHTSSVQIRYMENHEPPIRIVAPGRVYRRDTVDATHSAVFHQIELLAVDEGITFTDLKGTLKEFLEAMFGEELEVRFRASYFPFTEPSAEVDVQWKGKWLEVMGCGMVDPNVLKAVGYDPEIYTGFAAGFGVERFAMVLHQIDDIRRLYNSDLRFLKQF